One genomic segment of Nothobranchius furzeri strain GRZ-AD chromosome 10, NfurGRZ-RIMD1, whole genome shotgun sequence includes these proteins:
- the LOC107395077 gene encoding protein sprouty homolog 3, translated as MEPTRSFRNEMDSVLSLEQIRAIRANNDYVDRPVALEPASQSGFYYAHEDRFPQGVYPHYPQPSFSSALSRSQSQNQHAHFPHLSRSSTVSSSISRTSATSDQRLLAGLTPSHSGLSSVVHSQPKGELKLDSSFGKVLTDDESELGRHQFICERCGRCKCRECCSPRQLPSCWTCGQRCLCSAESAVEYGTCLCCVKGLFYHCSAQDDEDDCADRPCSCGPAHACARWTTMALLALCLPCLCCYLPARLCLALCQCANDRMNRPGCRCSNTNTVCRKSSASSLNAGHPSLQSKALEKPL; from the coding sequence ATGGAACCGACTCGTTCCTTTAGAAATGAGATGGACTCTGTGCTTTCCCTGGAACAGATCCGGGCCATCCGGGCCAACAATGACTATGTGGACAGACCCGTGGCCTTGGAACCAGCATCCCAGTCTGGATTCTATTATGCCCATGAGGACCGGTTCCCACAGGGAGTGTACCCCCATTACCCCCAGCCTTCCTTCTCCTCTGCCCTATCCCGCAGCCAGAGTCAGAATCAGCATGCTCATTTTCCCCACCTGAGCCGCTCCAGCACCGTGAGCTCCTCCATTTCTCGGACCAGTGCCACCTCCGACCAGCGGCTCCTGGCTGGTTTGACTCCATCCCACTCGGGCTTGAGTTCTGTGGTCCATTCTCAGCCTAAAGGGGAGCTGAAGCTCGATTCTTCCTTTGGTAAAGTTCTGACTGACGACGAGTCTGAGCTCGGTCGCCATCAGTTTATCTGTGAGCGATGTGGTCGCTGTAAATGCAGGGAGTGCTGCAGCCCCCGCCAGCTCCCATCCTGCTGGACCTGTGGACAGCGCTGCCTGTGCTCCGCCGAGTCTGCCGTGGAGTACGGGACCTGCCTGTGCTGCGTGAAAGGCCTGTTCTATCACTGCTCTGCGCAGGATGACGAGGATGACTGCGCCGACCGACCGTGCTCCTGCGGTCCGGCTCACGCCTGCGCCCGCTGGACCACCATGGCCCTGCTGGCGCTCTGCCTGCCCTGCCTCTGCTGCTACCTGCCTGCTAGGCTGTGCCTTGCCTTGTGCCAGTGCGCAAACGACCGGATGAACCGGCCCGGCTGCAGGTGCAGCAACACCAATACTGTGTGTCGCAAGAGCTCCGCCTCCAGCCTAAACGCCGGCCATCCCTCACTGCAAAGCAAAGCTCTAGAGAAGCCCTTATGA